A stretch of DNA from Microlunatus sp. Gsoil 973:
CGAGCGGTGGCAGATGGTTCGGCCTCACCAGGAGCGGATCGATGAAGCGTATCTTCGTGCTGCGCTGGACGCCGGGACAACGCCCAATGGTGTTTTCGGCGGACGAATCATGGCCGAGTCGCTGCCCGAACTGCTTGCCGACCTTTCCGCGCTTTCCCAGTCGAGCGCGAACGATCTGGAGCTGTTGAGCTCCCGGTTCGGTCGGGTCGAGTTTGTGCACCTGCGACGGCGCGACGTCGTGGCCCAGGCGGTGTCGTGGGCGAAGGCGCTGCAGACCCACTACTGGCACCCGGATGAGGAGGTGCTGCCCGGTGGGCGACCTCCGGAGTATGACGAGGCTCTCATCGGTCGGCTGGCTGGAGCCATCCAGGACTTCGAATCGGCCTGGAACCGATGGTTCTCCGATCAGCGGATCGTGCCGTACGAG
This window harbors:
- a CDS encoding Stf0 family sulfotransferase, which codes for MIPPGLDSYLICATPRTGSTLLCGLLRSSGVAGHPASYFNRRGLHSYAERWQMVRPHQERIDEAYLRAALDAGTTPNGVFGGRIMAESLPELLADLSALSQSSANDLELLSSRFGRVEFVHLRRRDVVAQAVSWAKALQTHYWHPDEEVLPGGRPPEYDEALIGRLAGAIQDFESAWNRWFSDQRIVPYEVVYEQLAADPVGTAHRVLDHLGLEVPAGRELVVTHHRQADEINADWAGRFRDR